In Burkholderia savannae, one genomic interval encodes:
- the ubiB gene encoding ubiquinone biosynthesis regulatory protein kinase UbiB: MRIFRFVKIVFTVIRFGLDEVMLSRIENRRVKLLLRITTIGRRFSDPPAVRLRRALESLGPIFVKFGQVLSTRRDLLPVDFANELAKLQDQVPPFDSAVAIGLVEKALGARIDELFDAFEREPVASASIAQVHFAKLKQGEHKGKAVAVKVLRPNMLPIIDSDLALMRDIATWAERLWADGRRLKPREVVAEFDKYLHDELDLMREAANGSQLRRNFVGLDLLLVPEMFWDYSTPSVLVMERMAGVPISQVDTLRAAGVDIPKLAREGVEIFFTQVFRDGFFHADMHPGNIQVSLDPKHFGRYIALDFGIVGALSDFDKNYLAQNFLAFFKRDYHRVATLHLESGWVPPDTRVEELESAIRAVCEPYFDRALKDISLGQVLMRLFSTSRRFNVEIQPQLVLLQKTMLNVEGLGRSLDPELDLWKTAKPYLERWMAEQIGLRGWYERFKVEAPQWSKTLPQLPRLVHQALTAHHEAPRAISDDLIRQILVEQKRTNRLLQALLVFGLAVGAGAVIARVLIVIAYGG, encoded by the coding sequence ATGCGCATTTTCCGTTTCGTCAAAATCGTCTTCACCGTCATCCGCTTCGGCCTCGACGAGGTGATGCTGTCGCGTATCGAAAACCGTCGCGTGAAGCTCCTGCTGCGCATCACGACGATCGGGCGCCGTTTCTCCGATCCGCCCGCGGTGCGGCTGCGCCGCGCGCTGGAAAGCCTCGGGCCGATCTTCGTGAAGTTCGGCCAGGTGCTGTCGACGCGGCGCGATCTGCTGCCCGTCGATTTCGCGAACGAGCTCGCGAAGCTTCAGGACCAGGTGCCGCCGTTCGATTCGGCGGTTGCGATCGGTCTCGTCGAGAAGGCGCTCGGCGCGCGCATCGACGAGCTGTTCGATGCGTTCGAGCGGGAACCCGTCGCGAGCGCGTCGATCGCGCAGGTGCACTTCGCGAAGCTCAAGCAGGGCGAGCACAAGGGCAAGGCGGTCGCGGTCAAGGTGCTGCGTCCCAACATGCTGCCCATCATCGATTCCGATCTCGCGCTGATGCGCGACATCGCGACGTGGGCCGAGCGCCTGTGGGCGGACGGCAGGCGGCTCAAGCCGCGCGAGGTCGTCGCCGAATTCGACAAATACCTGCACGACGAGCTTGACCTGATGCGCGAGGCGGCGAACGGCAGCCAGCTGCGCCGCAACTTCGTGGGGCTCGACCTGCTGCTCGTGCCGGAGATGTTCTGGGATTACTCGACGCCGAGCGTGCTCGTGATGGAGCGGATGGCGGGCGTGCCGATCAGCCAGGTCGACACGCTGCGCGCGGCGGGCGTCGACATTCCGAAGCTCGCGCGCGAAGGCGTCGAAATCTTCTTCACGCAGGTGTTCCGCGACGGCTTCTTCCATGCGGACATGCACCCCGGCAACATCCAGGTGAGCCTCGATCCGAAGCATTTCGGGCGCTATATCGCGCTCGATTTCGGCATCGTCGGCGCGCTGTCCGATTTCGACAAGAATTACCTCGCGCAGAACTTCCTCGCGTTCTTCAAGCGCGACTATCATCGCGTTGCGACGCTGCATCTCGAATCCGGCTGGGTGCCGCCCGATACGCGCGTCGAGGAGCTCGAAAGCGCGATCCGCGCGGTCTGCGAGCCGTACTTCGACCGCGCGCTGAAGGACATCTCGCTCGGCCAGGTGCTGATGCGCCTGTTCTCGACGTCGCGCCGCTTCAACGTCGAAATCCAGCCGCAGCTCGTGCTCTTGCAGAAGACGATGCTGAACGTCGAGGGGCTCGGCCGTTCGCTCGATCCGGAGCTCGATCTGTGGAAGACCGCGAAGCCGTATCTCGAGCGCTGGATGGCCGAGCAGATCGGGCTGCGCGGCTGGTACGAGCGCTTCAAGGTCGAGGCGCCGCAGTGGAGCAAGACGCTGCCGCAGCTGCCGCGCCTCGTCCATCAGGCGCTCACCGCGCATCACGAGGCGCCGCGCGCGATCAGCGACGACCTGATCCGGCAGATACTCGTCGAGCAGAAGCGGACCAACCGGCTGCTGCAGGCGCTCCTCGTGTTCGGGCTCGCGGTCGGCGCGGGCGCGGTGATCGCGCGGGTACTGATCGTCATCGCGTACGGCGGCTGA
- a CDS encoding ubiquinone biosynthesis accessory factor UbiJ has translation MTLAAKPFAAAVNHLLARESWARDRLIPYAGKTARLEVPPVTLVLLVQPDGYLAAVDAHDARQFDVSIALSSGGTGGPFDAAAAFVQGGQAAVMKHVKIDGDAEFATQIAKLAEHLRWEPEEDLAKIVGDAAAHRIATFVRSTGEHARRSGRNVLDSIAEYWLDENPQVVRKSVLADFDAELARARDALARVEKRIERLEQKIDARAGGSSRRAQ, from the coding sequence ATGACCCTTGCCGCCAAGCCGTTTGCCGCCGCCGTCAATCACCTGCTCGCCCGCGAATCCTGGGCGCGCGACCGCCTGATTCCCTATGCCGGCAAGACCGCCCGGCTCGAAGTCCCGCCCGTGACGCTCGTGCTGCTCGTGCAGCCGGACGGCTATCTCGCCGCCGTCGACGCGCACGACGCGCGCCAGTTCGACGTGTCGATCGCGCTGTCGAGCGGCGGCACGGGCGGCCCGTTCGACGCGGCGGCCGCGTTCGTGCAGGGCGGTCAGGCGGCCGTGATGAAGCACGTGAAGATCGACGGCGACGCGGAGTTCGCGACCCAGATCGCGAAGCTTGCCGAGCACCTGCGCTGGGAGCCGGAGGAGGATCTCGCGAAGATCGTCGGCGACGCGGCCGCGCACCGGATCGCGACCTTCGTGCGTTCGACGGGCGAGCACGCGCGCCGTTCCGGCCGCAACGTGCTCGATTCGATCGCCGAATACTGGCTCGACGAGAACCCGCAGGTCGTGCGCAAGAGCGTGCTCGCCGATTTCGACGCGGAGCTCGCGCGGGCGCGGGACGCGCTCGCGCGCGTCGAGAAGCGGATCGAACGACTGGAGCAAAAAATCGACGCGCGCGCGGGCGGCAGCTCGCGACGCGCGCAGTGA
- a CDS encoding methyltransferase domain-containing protein yields MTSETKKSDVAAHAAGDAKPASAAASAIPAAPATLATSGTTAAPAAPAAPAAPSESSEAKFATRDPGDASFWDERFEQGFIPWDASRVPDAFAAFAARHPARPVLIPGCGSAYEARWLARAGWPVRAIDFSAQAVAAARRELGDDAELVEQADFFTYAPPFVPQWIYERAFLCAIPTSRRADYARRMAELLPAGGFLAGFFFIGATRKGPPFGIERAELDALLCPYFALVEDEPVADSLPVFAGRERWLAWRRL; encoded by the coding sequence ATGACGAGCGAAACGAAGAAATCCGATGTGGCCGCGCATGCGGCGGGCGATGCGAAACCGGCGAGCGCGGCGGCTTCGGCGATCCCGGCCGCTCCGGCTACTTTGGCTACTTCGGGCACCACGGCCGCGCCTGCCGCTCCGGCCGCGCCCGCCGCTCCGTCCGAATCGTCCGAGGCGAAATTCGCGACGCGTGACCCGGGCGACGCATCGTTCTGGGACGAGCGCTTCGAGCAGGGCTTCATCCCGTGGGACGCCTCGCGCGTGCCGGATGCGTTCGCCGCGTTCGCCGCGCGGCATCCGGCGCGCCCCGTGCTGATCCCGGGCTGCGGAAGCGCATATGAGGCGCGCTGGCTCGCGCGCGCCGGCTGGCCCGTGCGGGCGATCGACTTCTCCGCGCAGGCGGTCGCGGCCGCGCGCCGCGAGCTGGGCGACGACGCGGAGCTCGTCGAGCAGGCCGACTTCTTCACGTACGCGCCGCCGTTCGTCCCGCAATGGATCTACGAGCGCGCGTTCCTGTGCGCGATCCCGACAAGCCGCCGCGCCGACTACGCGCGGCGAATGGCCGAACTGCTGCCGGCGGGCGGCTTCCTCGCCGGCTTCTTTTTCATCGGCGCGACGCGCAAGGGGCCGCCGTTCGGAATCGAGCGCGCGGAGCTCGACGCCCTGCTTTGCCCATACTTCGCGCTCGTCGAGGACGAGCCCGTCGCCGATTCGCTGCCCGTGTTCGCCGGACGCGAGCGCTGGCTCGCGTGGCGCCGCTTGTAG